Proteins from one Amycolatopsis endophytica genomic window:
- a CDS encoding alcohol dehydrogenase catalytic domain-containing protein, which yields MTGTDWLPTQAMVFTGVGEDLELADVEVSAPQPGEVLLSVAACGACHSDVHKLQGHGLVPPPCVFGHELSGTVERVGSAVRHLRPGDRVVCSFLVPCGECVACRDGATDECGPFRATMQRTGVRFDGTHRYRRRTGDPLGASGVGGLARRVALPATAVFPLPHDWPSRISLTDAAVLGCAGLTAYGAVHRAAGLAEGERAVVIGAGGVGLCVTALAVHAGAAAVVATDLKPEAREAAIGFGAAAALDGGASDLAGRALAALGGPPQVVFDTIGTPGTLDQAQQLVGVGGRIVVTGLGGTSGPGRIPDLTVFVRRKIALIGSYAGVPREDMPHLLAAVGRGALDPAALVSARFPFQRASDAYAAVAGHEIVGRALIEY from the coding sequence TTCACCGGTGTCGGCGAGGACCTCGAACTCGCCGACGTGGAGGTGTCCGCACCGCAGCCGGGAGAGGTCCTGTTGTCGGTGGCAGCCTGCGGTGCCTGCCACAGCGACGTCCACAAGCTGCAGGGACATGGGCTGGTCCCGCCGCCGTGCGTGTTCGGGCACGAGCTCTCGGGCACCGTCGAACGGGTCGGCAGCGCCGTGCGGCACCTGCGCCCCGGCGACCGAGTGGTGTGCTCGTTCCTGGTGCCCTGCGGGGAATGCGTCGCCTGCCGCGACGGCGCCACCGACGAATGCGGTCCCTTCCGCGCCACCATGCAGCGCACGGGAGTGCGGTTCGACGGAACCCACCGCTACCGCCGGCGCACGGGCGACCCGCTGGGCGCCTCGGGGGTGGGTGGCCTGGCGCGGCGCGTCGCGCTTCCCGCCACGGCGGTCTTTCCCCTCCCCCACGACTGGCCCAGCCGGATCTCGCTGACCGATGCCGCCGTGCTCGGCTGCGCCGGCCTGACCGCATACGGCGCCGTGCACCGGGCCGCCGGGCTGGCCGAAGGCGAGCGGGCCGTGGTCATCGGCGCGGGCGGGGTCGGCCTGTGCGTGACCGCGCTCGCCGTGCACGCCGGCGCGGCAGCGGTCGTTGCCACCGACCTCAAACCCGAGGCTCGCGAGGCCGCCATCGGCTTCGGCGCCGCCGCGGCCCTCGACGGCGGCGCCTCCGATCTCGCCGGCCGGGCGCTCGCCGCACTCGGCGGCCCACCGCAGGTCGTGTTCGACACGATCGGCACACCCGGGACCCTCGACCAGGCTCAGCAGCTCGTCGGCGTGGGCGGCCGGATCGTGGTGACCGGGCTCGGCGGCACCTCCGGCCCCGGCCGCATCCCCGACCTCACGGTGTTCGTGCGGCGCAAGATCGCGCTCATCGGCTCCTACGCCGGTGTCCCGCGGGAGGACATGCCACACCTGCTGGCGGCCGTGGGCCGGGGAGCGCTGGACCCCGCGGCGCTCGTCTCGGCTCGCTTCCCGTTCCAGCGGGCCTCCGACGCCTACGCCGCCGTGGCCGGGCACGAGATCGTCGGGAGGGCGCTGATCGAGTACTAG
- a CDS encoding cupin domain-containing protein: MLPPARVGDHDRLRAALDLLAAETTTERPGRDAAVSGLLDLLLVHLIRARLDDHGHPGWSPSCGIRPRSPASPAPRSSGSSRVWPVRPHDLPDAVADDARRPAAAREQPRAGSRRAAPFAFSHAFKREFGVAPGRYREDRAVAASGTVH; this comes from the coding sequence GTGCTCCCGCCCGCCCGCGTCGGTGACCACGACCGCCTCCGCGCGGCGCTCGATCTCCTCGCCGCCGAGACGACGACGGAACGCCCCGGCCGGGACGCGGCGGTCTCCGGTCTGCTCGATCTGCTGCTCGTCCACCTGATCCGCGCCCGGCTCGACGACCACGGACACCCGGGCTGGTCCCCGTCCTGCGGGATTCGGCCGCGGAGTCCGGCCTCTCCCGCACCACGCTCATCCGGAAGTTCACGGGTCTGGCCGGTGAGGCCCCATGACCTACCTGACGCAGTGGCGGATGACGCTCGCCGCCCGGCTGCAGCGCGAGAGCAACCTCGGGCTGGAAGCCGTCGCGCGGCGCCGTTCGCGTTCTCGCACGCGTTCAAGCGCGAGTTCGGCGTCGCACCCGGCCGGTATCGCGAGGACCGTGCCGTCGCGGCATCGGGGACAGTCCACTGA
- a CDS encoding TetR/AcrR family transcriptional regulator, with translation MARWQPETTQRLVVAAVDLFTEQGYDATTVAQIADRAGVTKSTFFRHFADKRELLVAGQETLSRLLAEGITEAPANATPLDAVAAGLERASATMGPANRELGPRLKAAVAASTELQERDALKNVGLAAAMTAALAARGVPDPVAHLAAELGVLAFKRGYAQWSEADRDDEEGLAPHALAALRELRTATASLE, from the coding sequence ATGGCCAGATGGCAACCGGAGACCACGCAGCGGCTCGTCGTCGCGGCCGTCGACCTGTTCACCGAACAGGGCTACGACGCGACCACCGTGGCGCAGATCGCCGATCGCGCCGGCGTCACCAAGAGCACGTTCTTCCGGCACTTCGCCGACAAGCGTGAACTGCTGGTCGCCGGTCAGGAGACCTTGAGCCGGTTGCTCGCCGAGGGGATCACCGAGGCACCCGCGAACGCCACGCCGCTCGACGCGGTCGCCGCCGGTCTCGAACGCGCCTCCGCCACCATGGGGCCGGCGAACCGCGAACTCGGGCCCCGCCTGAAAGCGGCCGTGGCCGCCAGTACCGAGCTCCAGGAACGCGACGCCCTCAAGAATGTCGGCCTGGCGGCGGCCATGACCGCCGCCCTCGCCGCCCGCGGCGTCCCCGACCCCGTCGCGCACCTCGCGGCCGAACTGGGCGTCCTCGCGTTCAAACGGGGCTACGCCCAGTGGTCCGAAGCCGACCGCGACGACGAAGAAGGGCTCGCGCCCCACGCGCTGGCCGCCCTGCGGGAACTGCGCACGGCCACGGCTTCGCTCGAATGA